A window of Juglans regia cultivar Chandler chromosome 7, Walnut 2.0, whole genome shotgun sequence contains these coding sequences:
- the LOC108991192 gene encoding metalloendoproteinase 3-MMP-like — translation MASKLRSLSSFLVLFLLFHLLPLLSYATLPNSHDGKPLSIEFLKNLKGCQKGDIVKGIHDLKDYLEHFGYYNHPTKPNNDEFDELLESAIKTYQLNYNLKATGILDAKTISKMKMPRCGMPDIINGTNWMHSGGSNKKGHHGGHLIGSFHVVSHYEFLPGKLRWPDSKRHLTYRFLGGFPDAYISPVEEAFKTWARNSTFTFFRASSYWKSPYRRRRWPTVSDLKISFEEREHGDGYPFYNGILAHAFWPSDGRLHFNKEQQWSVVAAPSAYHLGTIALHEIGHLLGLAHTSLEDAIMYPYFLAGQSKDLTKDDIDGINNLYA, via the coding sequence ATGGCTTCTAAACTTCGTTCACTCTCCTCGTTCCTTgtactcttcctcctctttcacctcctccctctcctttctTATGCAACTTTACCGAACTCGCATGATGGAAAGCCATTATCCATTGAGTTTCTTAAGAATCTTAAAGGATGCCAAAAGGGTGATATCGTCAAAGGGATCCATGACCTCAAAGATTACCTTGAACATTTTGGTTATTATAACCATCCCACCAAGCCTAACAACGATGAATTTGACGAACTCTTGGAATCCGCGATCAAAACTTATCAGCTTAATTATAATCTCAAGGCCACTGGAATTTTGGATGCGAAAACAATATCAAAGATGAAGATGCCTCGTTGTGGCATGCCAGATATCATCAACGGTACAAATTGGATGCATTCGGGGGGTAGCAACAAAAAGGGACATCATGGTGGCCACCTAATTGGTTCATTCCATGTCGTCTCGCACTATGAATTCTTGCCCGGAAAACTGAGATGGCCAGATTCAAAGCGTCATCTAACCTATAGATTTCTTGGGGGCTTCCCAGATGCATACATAAGCCCCGTTGAAGAAGCTTTCAAAACATGGGCAAGGAACTCAACATTCACGTTCTTTCGTGCTAGCAGCTACTGGAAATCACCATATAGAAGACGCCGTTGGCCAACAGTATCAGATCTCAAAATTAGTTTTGAAGAGAGGGAACATGGAGATGGGTATCCTTTTTATAATGGAATCCTGGCTCATGCTTTTTGGCCATCTGATGGGAGACTCCATTTCAATAAGGAGCAACAATGGAGTGTGGTTGCTGCCCCAAGTGCGTATCACCTCGGTACGATTGCCTTGCATGAAATCGGGCACCTTCTTGGACTCGCCCATACCTCACTTGAGGATGCTATTATGTACCCTTACTTCCTTGCAGGACAGAGTAAAGATTTGACCAAGGACGATATTGACGGAATCAACAACTTATATGCTTGA